AGCGGGAACTGTCCATCACCGAGCACTTTTCCGGATTCGGCAGCGACATCAACGGCCTGCGCAAGAAGCTGCGCGCGATGGGCTGCGAACTGAACGACAGCTTCCCGCCCTACGGCGCCTGGTTCCGCCGCCGCTTCGGCATCGAACACGAGCAGGCGCTGGAACTGTTCCATCAGACGGTTTCCATGAAATCGGTCGGCAACCTGACCGATTTCGTGCGCAGCCACATGCTCGAACCGTTCGACGTGGGGGGCCGCATCGAGGCACTGCTCGGCCATTTCGATGACCTCGACCGCGCCCACCACTCGGTACTCAAGGCCAAGCGCCAGATCGAGTTGTTGACGCCACTGGTGGACGATGGCCGTCGCCACGCCGAGATCGCCGCCGAGATCCAGGCGTTGCGCGAAGGGCGCGATGCACTACGCCCGTACTTCGCCGGCTTGAAGGCAGCACTGCTGGAGAGGCGCCTGGAATTGTTGACCCAGGATGCGACGCGCTGGGATGCCCGCATCAAGCAACTGGGAGAGCAACGAGACAACGCCCGAATCGAGCAGGGGAAGCTCGAAGGCGCACTGCGCGAGAACGGCGGCGACCGACTGCAACAACTCTCTGCCGCCATTCAGCAGCAGGAGGCAGAGAAACAGCAACGGCAGGAGAAGGCGGACGCCTACACCACGCTATTGACGCGCATTGGAGAAGCAGCGCCGGGAGACGAAGCTGCTTTCATCTCACAACATGCCTCGATCGGCCAACGTGCAGAGGATCTGCGGGCGCAGGTGGTCGGATTAGAGAACGATGAGCGCGAATTCGAGTTCGCCTTGCGCAAGGGACGTGAGGAGCACGAGGTTCTGACCAGCGAGATCGACAGCCTTGCGCGTCGAAAAAGCAATATCGATGCGGCCCAGGTACGCATCCGCGACGCATTGTGCGCCGCCTTGTCCATTGCCGAGGAGGACCTGCCCTTTGCCGGCGAACTGATCCAGGTGCGCGAGGACGAACGCGACTGGGAGGGCGCGGCCGAACGCCTGCTGCATGGCTTCGGCCTGTCCCTGCTGGTGCCGGATAGGCACTACAAGGACGTGGCCGATTGGGTCGAACGCCAGCACCTGGGCACGCGGCTGGTGTACTTCCACGTGCGTGCGCGCAAGTCCACGCAGGCCGTCAGCCTGCACCCCCAGTCGCTGGTGCGCAAGCTGCTCATCAAGCCCGATACGCCGCACTACGACTGGCTGGAACGCGAACTGCACCACCGCTTCGACCTGGCCTGCTGCGACAGCACCGAGCAGTTCCGCCGTGAGACCCGCGCCATCACCCGCGCCGGACAGATCAAGGACCCGAGCGGACGCCACGAAAAGGACGACCGCCGCCGCATCGACGATCGAAGTCGCTACGTGCTGGGCTGGAGCAACGCCGACAAGCTGCGCACCTTGCGTGACGAACGTGAGGGCCTGGAGCAACGACTGGGAGACATCGGTCTGCGCATTGCCGACACTCAGCGATTACGCGGGCAATGCCAGGCGCAACTGGAGGCCTTGGCCAAGCTCGAAGTCTTCACCCGCTACAGCGAGATTGACTGGCAGGCACCGGCGCGCGAGATTGCCCGGCTGACCGATGAACGCGACCGCCTCAAGGCGGCCTCCGATACCCTGCGGGAACTGGAAAGCCAACTGGCGCAGGTCGTTGAGCGCCTGAAGGAGATCGAAGGCGATCTTGGCGAGGCACAAGGCAAACGCGGCGAAACCCGCAGCAAGCACGAAACTGCCCAGGCACAGTATGCGCAGGCTCTCGATATCCAAGCGCAAGCCGCACTCGACGATGTGCTGCTGCAATCTCTTGAGGGCTGGCGCGCCGAAATCCTGGGCGACCACCAGCTCTCGGTGGAATCTTGCGACAACCGCGAACAGGACGTGCGCAACGGCTTGCAGGCGCGCATCGATGCCGAAGACAAGCGTCTCTCGCGCCTGACCGAACGCATCATCAACGCCATGCGCGGTTTCAAGGAGGCCTTCAAGGCAGAGACCGCCGAGATCGACATCAGCCTGGCCGCGCTGCCCGAGTTCGAGCGCTTGATGAAGGGTTTGCAGCACGACGACCTGCCGCGCTTCGAAGCGCGTTTCAAGGAGTTGCTCAACGTTAATACCATCAATGAGATCGCCAATTTCAACGCCCAGCTCGCGCGCGAGCGGGAAACGATCAAGGAGCGGGTCGATGTCATCAACCAATCCTTGCAGGTGATCGACTACAACCCCGGGCGCTACATCCGGCTGCTGGCTCAGCCCAGCCCCGATGCGGAGATCCGCGACTTCCTGCAGGATTTACGTGCCTGCACCGAAGGCGCGCTGAGCGGCTCGGAAGACGAACAGTATTCGGAGACTAAGTTTCTGCAGGTCAAGGCCATCATCGACCGCTTCCGGGGGCGCGAAGGACTGGCCGAAATCGACCGGCGCTGGATGCAGAAGGTGACCGACGTGCGCAACGGCTTCCTGTTTTCCGCCAGCGAGCGCTGGCGCGAGGACGATGCCGAACACGAACACTATTCCGACTCCGGCGGCAAATCCGGCGGGCAGAAGGAGAAGCTGGCCTATACCGTGCTGGCCGCCAGCCTGGCCTACCAGTTCGGCCTGGAATGGGGGGCGGTGCGCTCGCGCTCGTTCCGTTTTGTCGTGATCGACGAAGCCTTCGGGCGCGGCTCGGATGAATCGGCCCAGTATGGGCTGGAACTGTTCCGCCAGCTCAAGCTGCAACTGCTGATCATTACGCCGCTGCAGAAGATCCACATCATCGAGCCCTACGTGTCCAGCGTCGGCTTCGTGCACAACGAAGGAGGCCGCGAGTCGCGGCTGCGCAACCTGAGCATTGAAGAGTATCGTGCGCAGAAGGCTGCTGCCACGGGAGCCGCCCCATGACCTGGAGCCAGCCCACCGATCTGCGCACGCAGGTCGAACGGCTGTGGCAGCGCGGCGAACTGCTGCGTACCGTGGTCGGCGGTGACACACTGAATTGGCCATTGCGGCTGTCGCTGAAGTCGCCGTCCGCCGCCGATC
This region of Alicycliphilus denitrificans K601 genomic DNA includes:
- a CDS encoding ATP-binding protein — protein: MSDFSPQELDFVADDSRVGFRLQRLEVLNWGTFNRRVWRYELDGRNGLLTGDIGSGKSTLVDAVTTLLVPAQRIAYNKAAGAETRERSLRSYVLGHYKSERNETTGSARPVALRDTTSYSVILGVFRNEGYGQAVTLAQVFWFREPQGQPARLFMTVERELSITEHFSGFGSDINGLRKKLRAMGCELNDSFPPYGAWFRRRFGIEHEQALELFHQTVSMKSVGNLTDFVRSHMLEPFDVGGRIEALLGHFDDLDRAHHSVLKAKRQIELLTPLVDDGRRHAEIAAEIQALREGRDALRPYFAGLKAALLERRLELLTQDATRWDARIKQLGEQRDNARIEQGKLEGALRENGGDRLQQLSAAIQQQEAEKQQRQEKADAYTTLLTRIGEAAPGDEAAFISQHASIGQRAEDLRAQVVGLENDEREFEFALRKGREEHEVLTSEIDSLARRKSNIDAAQVRIRDALCAALSIAEEDLPFAGELIQVREDERDWEGAAERLLHGFGLSLLVPDRHYKDVADWVERQHLGTRLVYFHVRARKSTQAVSLHPQSLVRKLLIKPDTPHYDWLERELHHRFDLACCDSTEQFRRETRAITRAGQIKDPSGRHEKDDRRRIDDRSRYVLGWSNADKLRTLRDEREGLEQRLGDIGLRIADTQRLRGQCQAQLEALAKLEVFTRYSEIDWQAPAREIARLTDERDRLKAASDTLRELESQLAQVVERLKEIEGDLGEAQGKRGETRSKHETAQAQYAQALDIQAQAALDDVLLQSLEGWRAEILGDHQLSVESCDNREQDVRNGLQARIDAEDKRLSRLTERIINAMRGFKEAFKAETAEIDISLAALPEFERLMKGLQHDDLPRFEARFKELLNVNTINEIANFNAQLARERETIKERVDVINQSLQVIDYNPGRYIRLLAQPSPDAEIRDFLQDLRACTEGALSGSEDEQYSETKFLQVKAIIDRFRGREGLAEIDRRWMQKVTDVRNGFLFSASERWREDDAEHEHYSDSGGKSGGQKEKLAYTVLAASLAYQFGLEWGAVRSRSFRFVVIDEAFGRGSDESAQYGLELFRQLKLQLLIITPLQKIHIIEPYVSSVGFVHNEGGRESRLRNLSIEEYRAQKAAATGAAP